One Glycine soja cultivar W05 chromosome 2, ASM419377v2, whole genome shotgun sequence genomic region harbors:
- the LOC114369261 gene encoding uncharacterized protein LOC114369261, whose amino-acid sequence MICTSIQERLELKLMSHGRKVALIGRPVPEIEGLVAATGLSSLIGCSVVTGDPRLMSAFVERWHKKTSTFHLPIGELTITLDDVSLLLHLPITGAFHIFEALSVDEAVFLLMELLEVSDEEARAETCVTDDAYEETSPRVSRWLTTKAHMKGIPGASYRAHCDALMVTDVCWLSYSDHLGVRGFELISSFQDQLRWGPMMVTVRPERAGDQPIHAPAPDHEDYMQADIPEDDYEGYEAIAKSLERVLNLRMVTAGTDRVT is encoded by the exons ATGATTtgtacttcaattcaggagcgtCTTGAGCTGAAGTTGATGTCGCACGGGAGGAAGGTGGCGTTaattgggaggccagtgcctgagattgaagggCTGGTtgctgccacaggattaagttcATTGATCGGGTGTTCAGTTGTAACCGGCGATCCTCGACTTATGTCtgcatttgtggagaggtggcacaagAAGAccagcaccttccaccttccaaTAGGAGAGTTGACAATCACACTAGATGATGTGTCGTTACTCCTCCATCTCCCTATCACTGGTGCCTTCCACATCTTTGAGGCTCTTTCCGTGGACGAAGCGGTATTTTTGTTGATGGAGTTGCTTGAGGTGTCCGATGAGGAGGCTAGAGCCGAGACA TGCGTCACCGATGATGCATACGAGGAGACGTCCCCTCGTGTCTCCCGGTGGCTGACGACGAAGGCTCATATGAAGGGAATTCCAGGAGCGTCGTACCGGGCACATTGTGATGCTTTGATGGTCACAGACGTGTGTTGGTTGTCTTACAGTGACCATCTAGGGGTTAGGGGGTTTGAGCTGATTTCATCGTTCCAGGATCAGCTGAGATGGGGTCCTATGATGGTCACagttcgaccggagagg GCAGGTGACCAGCCCATACATGCACCTGCCCCAGACCATGAGGACTACATGCAGGCGGACATCCCAGag GATGATTACGAAGGCTATGAGGCGATCGCAAAAAGtttggagcgtgtgctcaaccttaggatggtCACTGCAGGGACAGATCGAGTTACATGA